The following proteins are encoded in a genomic region of Anomaloglossus baeobatrachus isolate aAnoBae1 chromosome 6, aAnoBae1.hap1, whole genome shotgun sequence:
- the ID4 gene encoding DNA-binding protein inhibitor ID-4, with the protein MKAVSPVRPHSRRAPVTGGVCGELALHCLSEHSLGVARYKMEEEESLCLQYDMNDCYSRLKRLVPTIPQNKKVSKVEILQHVIDYILDLQLALDTHPVLLRQQAPARTPLTDLNIDPAAAVVNKEGDSILCR; encoded by the exons ATGAAAGCTGTGAGCCCCGTGCGTCCCCACAGCCGGAGAGCCCCAGTgacggggggtgtgtgtggggagctGGCACTGCACTGCCTCTCTGAACACAGCCTTGGTGTAGCTCGTTACAAGATGGAAGAAGAGGAGTCCTTGTGTCTGCAATATGACATGAATGACTGTTACAGCCGCCTCAAGAGGTTGGTGCCCACCATCCCCCAGAACAAGAAAGTGAGCAAAGTGGAGATCCTGCAGCATGTTATAGACTATATACTGGACCTTCAACTGGCATTGGACACACACCCTGTGCTGCTTAGGCAGCAGGCACCTGCCCGGACCCCTCTGACAGACCTCAATATAGACCCG GCTGCGGCAGTGGTGAACAAGGAAGGAGACAGTATACTGTGtcgctag